CATTCGCCGTCCGTAAGGGGCCGGATCGTCATGTCCTTGATGTGCGTCGAGGACGTGTAGGGCGCGAGCAGACGAGTCGCGTCGAGCGGTTCTTCCGCAACGGCGTAGGGGTTCCCGGTGTCGAGCTGGACGCGCATCGCGGGGCTATCCACGCGCTCGATAATCTGTAGGATGTCCGAGGCGCGGTAGTCGGCGTGGTTTTCGAGGGCGATCTGCACGTCGTAATCGACGGCGACGGCGCAGAGGCGTTTGAGCGCCGCGCTCAACAGGGAGAGCTGTTCGGCGAGCGGCGGGTCCTTCCGCCAGCGGTGGTGCGACGATGCCGTGCCGACGACGCGGATGCCCAGCGGCTGGCACACATCGCGGCAGAACCGCATGAAGCCGTCGGTGGGCTGAGCGTCGCCGTTTTCGATGAACCGGTCGCCCCAACCGGTGACGATGTCCATCGAGTACTTCGCCATGAGGTCGCGCATCATCTCGCGCGTGCCGAGGTTCACGCCGGTCGCGAAGACGAGCGCGCCGTAGTCGTACGCCTGCTTGATCGCCTGTTCGACGGGGATGCCGTGTCCCAAGGAGTGATGGACGAGACCGAACCGCATGAGCGTCTCCTTCGCGAGTGCCCGCGATCGGATCGGATCGCGGCGATTATCCCAACCGCGTTCCAGCCGCGCAACGACCAAGAGGGCGTTTGGACATCGGATAATCCGTACGGGTCTGGGACTCGTCTATCAGTGAGTCCGTGGGTCGCGTCGTGGTCGAGGGCAGACAAGTCGGAGGAGCACGATGAAGCGAGTGTCACG
This region of Candidatus Poribacteria bacterium genomic DNA includes:
- a CDS encoding sugar phosphate isomerase/epimerase — protein: MRFGLVHHSLGHGIPVEQAIKQAYDYGALVFATGVNLGTREMMRDLMAKYSMDIVTGWGDRFIENGDAQPTDGFMRFCRDVCQPLGIRVVGTASSHHRWRKDPPLAEQLSLLSAALKRLCAVAVDYDVQIALENHADYRASDILQIIERVDSPAMRVQLDTGNPYAVAEEPLDATRLLAPYTSSTHIKDMTIRPLTDGEWVKVLGCPLGEGDVDLAGIARILSENAPTDLPFNLEVEPPHGTDNAAACRTSVEHVKATLSGYLELQPAK